Proteins from one Pelosinus sp. IPA-1 genomic window:
- a CDS encoding XdhC family protein produces the protein MILRAICKVKEEKSAAVLVTIIATRGSTPRKAGTKMLVYPDGRMLGTIGGGCTESEARLQALRALDENLSFTHHLSLLDEMAADEGMICGGTMEVFIQVL, from the coding sequence ATGATTCTTAGGGCTATTTGTAAAGTTAAGGAAGAAAAGAGTGCAGCTGTATTAGTAACTATTATTGCGACTCGCGGCTCAACACCTCGTAAAGCTGGCACCAAGATGCTTGTGTATCCTGATGGAAGAATGCTAGGAACAATTGGCGGGGGCTGTACCGAATCAGAGGCTCGCTTGCAGGCTCTTAGGGCACTCGACGAAAATCTATCATTTACTCATCATTTGTCCTTGCTTGATGAAATGGCTGCTGATGAGGGCATGATTTGTGGTGGTACTATGGAAGTATTTATTCAGGTGCTCTAA
- a CDS encoding ABC transporter ATP-binding protein, which produces MGFLKEYIGKYGKSFFIAVFFVMLETVCDLLLPTIMSQIIDVGIADKNMDYVFSKGTLMIFITALGAVAASVRNVISSNVSQKFGAELRTDVYKKIQSFSFEQINKFDTASLITRLTNDVLQIQALVNGLMRIFIKGPFLCIGSLIMATRLNYNLATVLAVVVPIVGVLIIINMKIGFPFFTKVQQALDKVNSVIREYLSGVRVVKAFNRFDYEVERFNKANKEFQSRSVQGLRVMALFGPCIMLTVNFGIVSVLWFGGIRVNIGEMQAGHIIAFINYMTQILFSLLLISMIFNMFVKAKASAERISEVITQESNIIGEIHHERQSDIKGRIDFENVFFSYEGVLGQFILKDINLTCMPGETIGIIGATGSGKSSLINLIPRFYDVTLGCIRVDGEDVKSVNPKRIRDKVAVVPQKTVLFTGTVMENIRWGKEDATMEEIQKAAMIAEAHDFISASPEGYQTRLGQGGVNFSGGQKQRISIARALVRKPEILILDDSTSAVDVVTERKIKKSLEKYAKDLTCVIIAQRISSVIDADKIVVLEEGKIISIGKHNELLKTCQVYREIFQSQLGKEM; this is translated from the coding sequence ATGGGATTTTTAAAAGAATACATAGGCAAATATGGTAAGTCTTTTTTCATTGCAGTTTTTTTTGTAATGCTTGAAACTGTATGTGATCTTCTGCTGCCGACGATTATGTCGCAAATTATTGATGTCGGTATAGCTGATAAAAATATGGACTACGTATTTTCAAAGGGAACTTTAATGATTTTTATCACGGCATTAGGCGCTGTTGCTGCTTCTGTTCGTAATGTAATATCGAGTAATGTTTCACAAAAATTCGGCGCAGAACTTAGAACAGATGTATATAAAAAAATTCAAAGTTTTTCATTTGAACAGATTAATAAATTTGATACGGCTTCGTTAATAACGAGATTAACAAATGACGTTTTGCAAATACAAGCCTTAGTAAACGGACTTATGAGGATTTTCATTAAGGGGCCTTTTTTGTGCATAGGGAGTCTAATTATGGCTACACGCCTAAATTATAATTTAGCAACGGTGCTAGCTGTGGTTGTTCCTATTGTTGGAGTGTTAATTATAATTAATATGAAGATTGGGTTTCCTTTTTTTACAAAAGTACAACAGGCTCTAGATAAAGTAAACAGTGTAATTCGAGAATATTTGTCTGGTGTTAGAGTGGTAAAGGCATTTAATCGATTTGATTATGAAGTAGAAAGATTTAATAAAGCGAATAAAGAGTTTCAGTCTAGATCTGTACAGGGCTTACGTGTAATGGCTTTATTTGGTCCTTGTATTATGTTGACTGTAAACTTTGGCATCGTTTCTGTACTTTGGTTTGGGGGCATAAGGGTTAACATAGGCGAAATGCAAGCTGGTCATATTATTGCTTTTATTAATTATATGACACAAATTCTTTTTTCCTTATTGCTTATTTCCATGATTTTCAATATGTTTGTAAAAGCCAAAGCCTCTGCAGAACGTATTAGTGAAGTGATTACTCAAGAAAGTAATATAATTGGGGAAATCCACCATGAAAGACAAAGCGATATAAAAGGGAGAATAGATTTTGAGAATGTATTCTTTTCTTATGAAGGAGTATTGGGGCAATTTATTCTTAAGGATATTAACTTAACTTGTATGCCTGGAGAAACTATTGGCATTATAGGAGCTACTGGGTCGGGTAAAAGTAGTCTTATCAATCTTATCCCGCGTTTTTATGATGTTACTTTGGGTTGTATCAGAGTAGATGGCGAAGATGTTAAGAGTGTAAACCCAAAAAGAATACGAGATAAAGTAGCAGTCGTTCCCCAAAAAACAGTTTTATTTACGGGTACTGTTATGGAAAATATAAGATGGGGAAAAGAAGATGCTACAATGGAAGAAATTCAAAAAGCGGCAATGATTGCTGAAGCACATGATTTTATTTCTGCATCCCCGGAAGGTTATCAAACACGATTAGGGCAAGGGGGAGTTAATTTTTCTGGAGGACAAAAGCAACGAATATCTATTGCACGGGCTTTGGTGAGAAAACCAGAAATTCTCATTCTAGATGATTCTACAAGCGCTGTCGATGTAGTTACTGAAAGAAAAATTAAGAAATCATTAGAGAAATATGCAAAGGATCTCACCTGTGTAATTATTGCACAACGAATTTCTTCAGTTATTGATGCAGATAAAATAGTAGTGCTAGAAGAGGGGAAAATTATTAGCATAGGGAAACATAATGAATTACTAAAAACTTGTCAGGTGTATCGAGAAATATTCCAATCACAATTAGGTAAGGAGATGTAG
- a CDS encoding ABC transporter ATP-binding protein, protein MSQSKDGKEQSSRIASGIGRRGFGRSRQGEPVVKPKNFIRTIRRLWLYLNKERKLLILIFILMLADSLLSLIGPYLIGMSIDAMSVSMNIVDFKKLEIIVITLVFVYVFNGLLSFCQGWIMAGVSQQVVTNLRSTLFGKMQKLPIVFFDQHSHGELMSRLSNDIENVSSTISQSTTQLLSGSIAIIGSLIMMIALSPSLTLVSLLTAPLIILLARIIAKKTSKLFKEQQMQLGRLNGHIEETISGIQVVKAFNYEDKVIAEFDEINTKLCGVGLRAQIWSGFLMPLMNVINNIGFALIAIVGGVLAIDNLITVGVIASFLSYSRQFARPLNDIASLFNLLQSGVAGAERVFEILDEQEETPDRPNAVVLEKAIGNVVFKNVSFGYRADVSVLKNVSFVANEGSSTALVGPTGAGKTTIVNLVTRFYDVTNGEILLDGRDIKDYTRDSVRRSFGIVLQDAYLFSGTIKENLKYGKPDATDEEMKAAAVMANADAFIARLPEKYDTLLSENGGSLSQGQKQLLAIARVILTKPSILILDEATSSIDTRTELHIQDALLKIMEGRTSFVIAHRLNTIRDADNILVIDHGKIVEKGSHDFLIYKKGVYHGMFFNQFQLEIE, encoded by the coding sequence ATGTCTCAGTCAAAGGACGGCAAAGAACAAAGTAGTCGAATAGCAAGTGGTATTGGAAGGCGAGGATTTGGCAGAAGCCGTCAAGGAGAACCTGTCGTTAAACCTAAAAATTTTATAAGGACTATTAGGCGGTTATGGCTTTATCTGAATAAAGAACGTAAGCTGCTAATACTTATTTTTATTTTAATGCTAGCGGATTCTTTACTGTCTCTTATCGGTCCTTATTTAATTGGTATGTCTATTGATGCTATGTCTGTTTCAATGAACATAGTTGATTTTAAAAAACTGGAAATTATAGTAATTACACTTGTTTTTGTATATGTTTTTAATGGTCTTCTTTCTTTTTGCCAAGGGTGGATTATGGCGGGGGTGTCTCAGCAGGTAGTTACCAATCTTAGAAGTACATTATTTGGAAAAATGCAAAAGCTTCCTATTGTTTTTTTTGACCAACATTCTCATGGAGAGTTAATGAGCAGGCTATCGAATGATATTGAGAATGTAAGTAGTACGATATCCCAGTCTACAACTCAATTATTATCTGGCTCTATTGCGATTATTGGTTCTCTGATTATGATGATAGCATTAAGCCCTTCCCTAACATTAGTTAGTTTACTTACTGCACCATTGATTATTTTACTTGCACGGATCATTGCTAAAAAGACTAGTAAGTTATTCAAAGAACAGCAGATGCAACTCGGCAGATTGAATGGACATATTGAAGAAACCATTTCAGGAATACAGGTAGTGAAGGCATTTAATTATGAAGATAAAGTGATAGCAGAATTTGATGAGATAAATACAAAGTTATGTGGCGTCGGATTAAGGGCGCAAATTTGGTCTGGTTTCCTTATGCCCCTAATGAATGTAATTAATAATATTGGATTTGCTCTTATTGCTATTGTTGGTGGTGTATTAGCCATCGATAACTTAATAACGGTTGGCGTTATCGCTAGTTTTTTAAGTTACTCAAGACAATTCGCCAGACCTTTAAATGATATAGCCAGTTTATTTAACCTTTTACAGTCAGGCGTGGCTGGTGCAGAAAGAGTGTTCGAAATTCTTGATGAACAAGAGGAAACGCCTGATCGGCCTAATGCTGTCGTATTAGAAAAGGCAATAGGAAACGTAGTATTTAAAAATGTAAGCTTTGGTTATAGAGCAGATGTTTCCGTATTGAAAAATGTAAGCTTTGTAGCAAATGAAGGTAGCAGCACTGCACTTGTGGGGCCTACAGGTGCTGGGAAAACTACCATTGTAAATTTAGTTACTCGTTTTTATGATGTGACAAATGGTGAAATATTACTGGATGGACGTGACATAAAAGACTATACCAGAGATAGTGTAAGGAGAAGTTTTGGTATTGTACTTCAGGATGCCTATTTATTTTCCGGTACTATCAAGGAAAATCTAAAATATGGCAAACCCGATGCTACCGATGAGGAAATGAAAGCAGCAGCTGTAATGGCTAATGCAGATGCTTTTATTGCACGTCTTCCTGAAAAATATGATACGCTGCTGTCGGAAAACGGTGGCAGCTTAAGCCAAGGGCAGAAGCAACTTTTAGCGATTGCCAGGGTTATTTTAACAAAGCCATCGATACTGATCTTGGATGAAGCGACAAGCAGCATTGATACTCGCACTGAGCTTCATATACAAGACGCTTTACTAAAAATTATGGAGGGTCGTACAAGTTTCGTTATTGCTCATAGATTAAATACCATTCGCGATGCAGATAACATTTTGGTAATTGATCACGGTAAAATAGTAGAAAAAGGGAGCCATGATTTTTTGATATATAAGAAAGGAGTATACCATGGTATGTTCTTTAATCAATTTCAATTAGAAATTGAATAG
- a CDS encoding anaerobic C4-dicarboxylate transporter, which produces MLGMEFLVILGCLILGTRYGGMGLGLISGIGLFILTFVFHLQPGQPPVDVMLTILAVIGCASVLQTAGGLNVMMKVAERILRRHPAYITILAPVTTWTLTFLCGTGHVVYTMFPIIYDIAVKKGIRPERPMAVASVASQMGIGASPVSVSVVSMVSILAQAHGVGKAIGILDLLSVSIPSTLIGVIVAALWSMNRGKDLDKDEEFQAKLKDPEQKAYIYGSSETLLDKVFPKESYWATWIFFAAIGVVVLFGSFPNLLPSFGPVGKMKPLSMNLVIQMLMLIAGAIILIVCKVNQREISNGPVFKAGMVAIVSVFGVAWMSETFFHAHFDLLKSTLAGIVASKPWMYAIVLFLVSKLVNSQGAAVAAIAPLGLSLGVDPKMMVAFFSASYGYFVLPTYPSDLACIGFDRSGTTRIGKFIINHSFIAPGLIGVGVGCLTGYVLVSIFM; this is translated from the coding sequence ATGCTTGGTATGGAGTTTTTGGTAATTTTAGGATGTTTAATTTTAGGTACTCGATATGGAGGTATGGGACTAGGACTAATTAGTGGTATTGGTCTTTTTATTCTTACTTTTGTCTTTCATTTACAACCAGGACAGCCTCCTGTTGATGTTATGTTAACCATTTTAGCGGTAATTGGTTGTGCATCTGTATTACAAACTGCTGGCGGTTTAAATGTTATGATGAAGGTTGCGGAACGTATACTCCGCCGACATCCTGCGTACATCACAATTTTGGCTCCAGTTACTACTTGGACATTAACTTTCTTATGTGGTACTGGTCACGTAGTCTATACTATGTTTCCTATTATTTATGACATTGCCGTAAAGAAAGGCATTCGTCCAGAAAGACCTATGGCCGTTGCTTCCGTTGCCTCACAAATGGGTATCGGTGCATCTCCAGTATCGGTTTCGGTAGTTTCAATGGTTTCCATTTTGGCGCAAGCTCATGGTGTAGGTAAAGCGATTGGTATTCTTGATTTATTATCTGTTTCAATTCCCTCTACCTTAATCGGGGTAATCGTAGCGGCTCTTTGGAGTATGAACCGTGGTAAGGATCTTGATAAGGATGAGGAATTTCAAGCTAAACTCAAAGATCCTGAACAAAAAGCATATATTTATGGAAGTTCTGAAACATTATTGGATAAAGTGTTTCCAAAGGAATCCTACTGGGCAACTTGGATTTTCTTTGCTGCTATTGGTGTTGTAGTATTGTTTGGCTCATTTCCTAATTTACTTCCTTCCTTTGGTCCCGTTGGAAAGATGAAACCCTTATCCATGAATCTAGTGATTCAGATGTTAATGTTGATTGCAGGTGCTATTATTTTAATTGTTTGCAAGGTTAATCAAAGGGAGATTTCCAATGGACCTGTCTTTAAGGCTGGTATGGTAGCGATTGTTTCAGTATTTGGTGTTGCGTGGATGAGCGAGACTTTCTTTCATGCGCATTTTGATTTGTTAAAGAGTACTTTAGCTGGAATTGTTGCTAGCAAACCTTGGATGTATGCGATTGTGCTATTTCTAGTTTCAAAATTAGTAAACAGTCAAGGTGCTGCTGTTGCTGCTATTGCGCCATTGGGTCTCAGTTTAGGCGTAGATCCTAAAATGATGGTAGCTTTCTTCTCCGCTTCTTACGGTTATTTTGTATTACCAACTTATCCAAGTGATTTAGCTTGCATTGGTTTTGATCGTTCCGGTACTACTCGTATTGGTAAATTCATTATCAATCATAGTTTTATTGCCCCTGGTCTAATTGGCGTTGGAGTAGGGTGTCTTACTGGTTACGTATTAGTTAGTATTTTTATGTAA
- a CDS encoding nitroreductase family protein, with amino-acid sequence MNEVINTIKTRRSVRIYREEQIKEEELQLILEAGLWAPSGHNAQPWHITVIQDRKLIEHMSHVATQDMAQSTLQWVARMGRSGRNLFYNAPTVLIVSGKKEEDTMLSSVVDCSAAIQNILLAAESLDIGSCWIGLIRFFFAHEMEVEKLQLPAGYKPLYAVCLGYKARTNGRGPERKNGTVSYIR; translated from the coding sequence ATGAATGAAGTTATTAATACTATTAAGACTCGACGAAGTGTACGTATTTACCGAGAGGAACAAATTAAGGAAGAGGAACTACAGTTGATTCTAGAGGCTGGTTTATGGGCACCGAGTGGCCATAATGCTCAGCCATGGCATATTACTGTTATTCAAGATAGAAAACTAATAGAACATATGAGTCATGTTGCTACACAAGATATGGCCCAATCAACTTTACAATGGGTGGCCCGTATGGGGCGTAGTGGGCGAAATCTCTTTTATAATGCTCCAACTGTGCTTATTGTATCAGGTAAGAAAGAAGAAGATACTATGCTTAGCTCTGTTGTAGACTGTTCAGCTGCAATTCAAAATATATTATTGGCTGCGGAATCACTAGATATCGGTTCTTGTTGGATTGGGTTAATTCGATTCTTTTTTGCTCATGAGATGGAAGTTGAGAAACTACAGTTACCAGCAGGATATAAGCCTTTATATGCTGTTTGTTTAGGATATAAGGCACGAACGAATGGTCGAGGCCCAGAACGTAAGAATGGAACTGTTAGTTATATTCGATAA
- a CDS encoding DEAD/DEAH box helicase gives MSNSFEAIGITTSMIEGLGKAGINVPTGIQEKVIPLALLGKDIIGQSATGTGKTLAYLLPLFQKIDTTKREMQAMILAPTHELAIQIQRQIEVLAKNSELPITSTPIIGNVNIARQIDKLKEKPHIIVGSSGRILELIQKKKITSQTIKTIIIDEADRLLDDRNVDSVKAVLKTTLRDRQVLLFSATITPQTLVLATGIMRDPEVITVAEESSDRPDITHMYFVAEQRDKAEVVRKMVRLVNAERALVFINKSEDIEETTAKLVYHGLKAAGIHGSSIKGDRKRSLEEFRKGKVNLLVASDVAARGLDIVGVDYVFNLDLPEDPQIYLHRVGRTGRAGKSGIAISIVTKKEVALIHKYEKFLKINIAPKYMEHGKIFDSGKTRK, from the coding sequence ATGAGTAATTCATTTGAAGCAATAGGCATAACTACATCAATGATAGAAGGATTGGGTAAGGCTGGAATCAATGTTCCTACTGGGATACAGGAAAAGGTAATTCCCTTGGCCTTACTTGGAAAGGACATCATAGGGCAATCGGCAACTGGTACAGGTAAAACATTAGCATATTTATTACCTTTATTCCAAAAAATCGATACGACGAAACGTGAAATGCAGGCCATGATTCTTGCACCTACTCATGAACTTGCTATTCAGATACAACGGCAAATTGAGGTCTTGGCGAAAAATTCAGAACTACCTATAACTTCAACCCCGATTATCGGAAATGTAAATATCGCGAGGCAGATTGATAAGTTAAAAGAGAAACCTCACATTATAGTAGGATCTAGTGGTAGAATATTAGAATTGATACAAAAAAAGAAAATAACATCTCAGACAATAAAGACTATTATTATTGATGAAGCGGACCGATTACTAGACGATAGAAATGTTGATAGTGTGAAAGCTGTACTAAAAACAACATTAAGAGATCGACAGGTCTTGTTATTTTCGGCGACGATAACTCCGCAAACGTTGGTATTAGCTACAGGAATTATGCGCGATCCGGAGGTTATTACCGTTGCAGAAGAATCTAGTGATAGGCCTGATATTACTCATATGTATTTTGTTGCAGAACAAAGAGATAAGGCTGAAGTAGTACGCAAAATGGTAAGGTTAGTAAATGCTGAGCGTGCATTGGTTTTCATCAATAAAAGTGAAGATATCGAAGAGACTACGGCAAAACTTGTCTATCATGGACTAAAAGCTGCTGGTATACACGGTAGTTCTATAAAAGGTGATCGTAAAAGATCTTTAGAAGAATTTCGGAAGGGGAAAGTTAATCTTCTGGTTGCTTCGGATGTAGCAGCACGAGGACTAGATATCGTTGGTGTAGATTATGTGTTTAATCTGGATCTGCCTGAAGATCCGCAAATATATTTACATCGTGTAGGCCGCACTGGGCGAGCAGGTAAAAGTGGTATTGCTATCTCTATTGTCACTAAAAAGGAAGTTGCCTTGATTCACAAATATGAGAAATTCTTAAAAATAAATATAGCACCCAAATATATGGAACATGGCAAAATATTTGATAGTGGCAAAACTCGTAAGTAG
- a CDS encoding putative sporulation protein YtxC, which yields MKLLSVGLSGTTQDIREKLQLDCKTLIKDGYRVAIDETNKGHYTFIGCNVMEGELSFRNYERIKNAVKHHVAQMLAELIISREEKKIVYKIIEHNYYYFSEEERKIIYDNALHLLNDNYGVVADFGFGMRCKSIVEKIGEYLDSHHELVLEGFVNFRLKEYRENLAKVVDTAVDDFMMELEYKEFIRVLRYFVTIQEPQMEEVHVVIINCGTYKILDEQGNLINNQMLETFATNSDETINYEDLLITALITIAPYSVMVHVDDNYRSATQGVVDIIKNIFEGRFMVCNGCDFCIKAYKEYFTPPS from the coding sequence GTGAAATTGCTTTCTGTTGGCTTAAGCGGAACAACCCAAGATATACGCGAGAAACTCCAACTGGATTGTAAAACGCTAATAAAGGACGGATATAGAGTAGCTATTGATGAAACGAATAAAGGACATTATACTTTTATTGGTTGTAACGTAATGGAAGGTGAGTTGTCTTTTCGTAATTATGAACGAATAAAGAATGCCGTCAAACATCATGTTGCCCAAATGCTGGCCGAATTGATTATTTCACGAGAAGAAAAAAAGATCGTTTACAAAATTATCGAACATAATTATTATTATTTTTCTGAAGAAGAACGTAAAATTATTTACGATAATGCATTGCATTTACTGAATGATAACTATGGTGTAGTTGCAGATTTTGGATTTGGCATGCGTTGTAAAAGTATAGTAGAAAAGATTGGGGAATATCTTGATTCTCATCATGAGCTAGTTTTGGAGGGATTTGTAAATTTTAGATTAAAAGAATATCGAGAAAATTTAGCAAAAGTGGTAGATACAGCTGTAGATGATTTTATGATGGAATTGGAATACAAAGAGTTTATTCGTGTATTGCGATATTTTGTTACAATTCAAGAGCCGCAAATGGAAGAAGTACACGTTGTGATTATTAACTGTGGAACTTATAAAATTTTGGATGAACAAGGAAACCTAATTAACAATCAAATGTTAGAAACATTTGCAACGAATAGTGATGAAACAATTAATTATGAAGATTTGTTAATTACAGCTCTTATTACAATAGCTCCTTACAGCGTTATGGTTCACGTTGATGATAATTATCGGTCTGCTACCCAAGGTGTAGTAGATATTATAAAAAATATTTTTGAGGGTAGGTTTATGGTATGTAATGGGTGTGATTTTTGTATAAAAGCTTATAAGGAATATTTTACACCTCCTAGCTGA
- the thrS gene encoding threonine--tRNA ligase: MKIQITLKDGSLREVEQGTTLAEFAASISRSLAKSAVAAKVDGQVTDLPIKLEKDAKVEFLTFQDAEGRDAFRHTSSHILAQAVKRLYANAKIAIGPAIANGFYYDFDMASAFTVDDLAKIQAEMEKIVKEDFPIERMEVDRDEAIRIFEKLGEDYKVELIRDLPADVTISMYKQGEFIDLCAGPHLSSTGKVKAIKLQSVAGAYWRGDEKRKMLQRIYGTSFEKKAELDEYITMLEEAAKRDHRKLGKELDLFSIQEEGPGFPFFHPKGMVLRNELENFWRKLHFKYRYQEIKTPIILNQKLWQQSGHWDHYRENMYFTKIDNEGYAVKPMNCPGGILVYRTQHHSYRDFPLRTAELGLVHRHEISGALHGLMRVRSFTQDDAHIFMLPAQIKSEIQGVIDLFDTVYSTFGLSYHAELSTKPEKAMGSDEVWEVTTNALREALEERGMEYRVNEGDGAFYGPKIDFHLRDSIGRTWQCGTIQLDMQMPEKFDLTYVGEDGQKHRPVMIHRVAFGSMERFIGILIEHYAGAFPTWLSPVQVKILPITDRQAEYAKELAATMFEQEIRVEVDERSEKIGYKIREAQLEKIPYILVVGDKEVESNSVAVRKRGQGDIGAQNATEFIATLLKEIKEKQ; this comes from the coding sequence ATGAAGATTCAAATTACGCTAAAAGATGGAAGTCTGCGTGAGGTTGAGCAGGGAACAACTCTTGCTGAATTTGCAGCATCCATTAGCCGTAGTTTAGCCAAAAGTGCTGTAGCTGCAAAGGTGGATGGTCAAGTAACCGATTTGCCAATTAAACTAGAAAAGGATGCGAAAGTAGAATTTCTTACTTTCCAGGATGCTGAAGGACGTGATGCCTTCCGCCATACATCATCACATATCTTGGCTCAGGCTGTAAAACGTTTGTATGCTAATGCAAAAATAGCAATTGGCCCAGCTATCGCCAATGGCTTTTATTATGATTTTGATATGGCTTCTGCCTTCACGGTAGACGATTTGGCGAAGATTCAAGCCGAAATGGAGAAGATTGTTAAGGAAGATTTTCCAATCGAAAGAATGGAGGTTGACCGCGATGAGGCTATTCGTATATTTGAGAAATTAGGTGAAGATTACAAAGTAGAATTGATTAGGGATTTGCCTGCTGATGTAACGATATCCATGTATAAACAAGGGGAGTTCATTGATTTATGTGCTGGCCCACATCTTTCATCAACAGGAAAAGTAAAGGCTATCAAACTACAGAGTGTAGCTGGTGCTTATTGGCGCGGTGATGAAAAACGTAAGATGTTGCAAAGAATTTATGGTACTTCTTTTGAAAAGAAAGCGGAGTTAGATGAATATATTACTATGTTGGAAGAGGCTGCGAAACGAGATCATCGTAAATTAGGTAAAGAACTTGACTTGTTTAGCATCCAAGAAGAGGGGCCGGGATTCCCATTTTTCCATCCTAAGGGTATGGTTCTTAGAAATGAATTGGAAAATTTCTGGCGGAAATTACATTTTAAATATAGATACCAAGAAATTAAGACTCCGATTATTTTAAATCAAAAGCTATGGCAACAGTCCGGTCATTGGGATCACTATCGAGAAAATATGTATTTTACCAAAATTGATAATGAAGGATACGCAGTAAAACCAATGAATTGTCCAGGCGGAATTTTAGTATATCGTACCCAACACCATAGTTATCGGGATTTTCCTCTTAGAACAGCTGAGTTAGGATTAGTACACCGTCACGAAATCTCGGGAGCATTACATGGGTTAATGCGTGTGCGGAGTTTTACCCAAGACGATGCTCATATTTTTATGTTGCCAGCACAAATTAAATCAGAGATACAAGGCGTAATTGATTTATTTGATACTGTGTATAGTACATTCGGTTTGTCTTATCATGCAGAATTAAGCACAAAACCAGAAAAAGCAATGGGTTCTGATGAAGTGTGGGAAGTAACAACTAATGCTCTTAGAGAGGCTTTGGAAGAACGGGGGATGGAGTACCGTGTAAACGAAGGCGATGGTGCTTTCTACGGTCCTAAAATTGATTTTCACCTTAGAGATTCTATAGGCCGTACTTGGCAGTGCGGTACGATCCAATTGGATATGCAGATGCCAGAAAAGTTTGATCTTACCTATGTAGGAGAAGATGGGCAAAAACATCGTCCTGTTATGATCCATCGTGTAGCGTTTGGTAGTATGGAAAGATTTATCGGAATTTTGATCGAACACTATGCTGGTGCCTTTCCGACTTGGTTATCACCTGTACAGGTTAAAATTTTACCGATTACTGACCGCCAAGCAGAATATGCAAAAGAATTGGCTGCTACTATGTTTGAACAAGAAATACGTGTAGAAGTAGATGAACGTAGTGAAAAAATTGGTTACAAGATTCGTGAAGCACAATTAGAAAAAATTCCTTATATCTTAGTTGTTGGCGACAAAGAAGTGGAATCAAATAGCGTTGCTGTGCGTAAACGTGGTCAAGGTGATATTGGTGCACAAAATGCTACTGAATTTATTGCTACTCTATTAAAAGAAATAAAAGAAAAACAATAA
- the infC gene encoding translation initiation factor IF-3 has protein sequence MSKDTLRINEEIRAREVRLTSATNEPLGIVQLRDALQMAAEQHLDLVEVAPTAKPPVCRIMDFGKFKYEQQKRDKETKKKQKVVTVKEVKLRPNIEDHDFDVKFKNAQRFLEDGDKVKVTIMFRGRELSHPELGKKVLDKMASQIKDLANIERAARLEGKNMIMILAPKPQN, from the coding sequence ATTAGCAAAGACACATTAAGAATTAACGAGGAAATCAGGGCTAGGGAAGTTCGTTTGACTAGTGCGACTAATGAACCATTAGGAATTGTCCAATTAAGGGATGCGTTGCAAATGGCAGCGGAACAACATCTTGATCTAGTGGAAGTAGCGCCAACAGCTAAACCACCAGTATGTCGTATTATGGACTTTGGTAAGTTCAAATATGAGCAACAAAAACGTGACAAAGAAACTAAGAAAAAACAAAAAGTTGTAACTGTCAAAGAAGTTAAACTACGTCCAAACATTGAGGATCATGACTTTGATGTTAAATTTAAAAACGCTCAACGCTTTCTTGAAGATGGTGACAAAGTAAAAGTAACCATCATGTTCCGTGGAAGGGAATTGTCCCATCCCGAACTAGGGAAGAAAGTTTTGGATAAAATGGCCAGCCAAATTAAAGATCTTGCCAATATTGAGCGCGCGGCTCGGCTTGAAGGAAAAAATATGATAATGATTCTGGCGCCTAAGCCACAGAATTAA
- the rpmI gene encoding 50S ribosomal protein L35, whose protein sequence is MPKMKTRRAAAKRFKVTGSGEFKRSKAFKRHILEKKGPARKRNLRKAGLVSKADHERVTKMLPYA, encoded by the coding sequence ATGCCAAAAATGAAAACACGTAGAGCTGCTGCTAAACGCTTTAAAGTTACTGGTAGTGGTGAGTTCAAACGTTCTAAAGCTTTTAAACGTCACATCCTTGAGAAAAAAGGTCCAGCTCGTAAACGCAATTTGCGTAAAGCTGGTTTGGTTAGTAAAGCTGACCACGAACGCGTAACGAAAATGCTTCCTTACGCCTAA